GACGCGGGCAATTCTGTCATCTTTTTAGCGAGCTGTCCGCGCAACCACGGATCGTTGCAGGCCGAGTTGTGCGAAACCGCGAGGAACAGTCCCGGTCGGTCGATCGGTTGCTCGAACGCCAGCAGATCATTAGCCATGCCCAATGCCTGCGCGGCGGCCATGCCCGAGTAGCGACCGGCGAGTACATATTCCACCTCACCCAGCAGAAGTTTCTGAAAGGCCTGGGTGATGTTTGCCGTCCGGGTCAGGGTCAGATTCTGCTCGGCAAAAGTGCCGAATGCCTGGGTCATTCGAGACTTTTCCGACAGCCCGCCGGTGTGCCCGTGCAGGTCCCTGGCTTCGCTGTAGACCAGCGTCGAGCCTTTGCGCGTCCACACCAGATAGTCGTTTTCCAGCAACGGCGGATAGATGTAGTCGAGGTTTTCCAGCTCGTTGAACATCAGAGGCGTGTCGGCCAGCATGTCCATGCGCCCGCTGCGTACTTCATCAAGGGCCTGCGCGCGTTTGCCGGCGTAGAGCAGCTCGACCTTGATCCCCAGATCCTTGGCCACTTGCTGCAACAGGTCGGCACTGGCACCGATCAAGTGCTTGGGATTCTGCGGGTCCTGCCACAGGTACGGCGGCGCATCCGGGCTGCCGGTGACGACAAGGCGCTCGCATTTGCCGGCGGCCGCAGCCATCCCCGGTAACAGGATCAATCCCAATAACAACCCGCGGCGCAGATCCATGGCAAAACACTCCCACGCAAATTCGAGACAAAAAAAAGCCCGACCATAAGGCCGGGCTCTTTATAAGTGAAGCTGCCGGATTAGACCAGCTTCTCCAGCTCAGGTACCGCTTCGAACAGATCCGCCACCAGACCGTAATCGGCCACCTGGAAGATCGGCGCTTCTTCGTCCTTGTTGATCGCAACGATCACTTTGGAGTCTTTCATGCCGGCCAAGTGCTGGATCGCGCCGGAGATACCGACGGCGATGTACAGCTGTGGCGCAACGATCTTGCCGGTCTGACCGACCTGCATGTCGTTCGGGACGAAACCTGCGTCGACTGCGGCGCGCGAAGCACCGACGGCGGCGCCCAGCTTGTCGGCCAGAGCGTACAGGTGTTTGAAGTTGTCACCGTTCTGCATGCCGCGGCCGCCGGAAACGACGATCTTGGCAGCGGTCAGCTCTGGACGATCGGACTTGGCCAGTTCTTCGCTGACGAAGCTGGAAGTGCCGGCGTCGTGCGCAGCAGCAACCGCTTCAACAGCCGCCGAACCACCTTCAGCGGCAACCGGGTCGAAACCGGTGGCACGCACGGTGATCACTTTGATCGCAGCGGTCGATTGCACGGTAGCGATAGCGTTACCGGCGTAGATCGGACGCTTGAAAGTATCGGCGCTTTCTACCGAGATGATCTCGGAGATCTGGTCAACGTCCAGCGCAGCAGCAACGCGCGGCAGGATGTTTTTGCCGTTGGACGTGGCGGCAGCCAGGATGTGGCTGTAGCCCTTACCCAGCTCTGCAACCAGCGGCGCAACGTTTTCCGGCAACTGATGCGCGTAAGCGGCATTGTCAGCGTTCAGGACTTTGCTTACGCCAGCGATTTTCGCAGCGGCTTCAGCCACAGCGCCAGCGCCCTGGCCTGCAACCAGCACGTGAATGTCGCCGCCGATTTTGGCAGCAGCAGCCACGGTGTTCAGAGTGGCCGGGGCCAGCACTTTGTTGTCGTGTTCAGCAATAACCAAGATAGTCATTTAGATTACCTTCGCTTCGTTTTTCAGTTTCTCGACCAGTTCAGCCACCGACTTGACCTTGATGCCCGCGCTGCGTGCAGCCGGCGCTTCGACTTTCAGGGTCTTGTTGGTGGAGGCGGTGGAAACGCCCAAAGCGTCCGGAGTCAGCACTTCGAGAGGCTTCTTCTTGGCTTTCATGATGTTTGGCAGAGACGCGTAGCGCGGCTCGTTCAAACGCAGGTCGGTGGTGACGATCGCTGGCAGTTTCAGCGAAACGGTCTGCGCGCCGCCGTCGATTTCGCGGGTCACGGCAACGCTGTCGCCAGAGACTTCGACTTTCGAGGCGAAAGTGCCCTGACCGTAGCCGCTCAGTGCAGCGAGCATCTGGCCGGTCTGGTTGTTGTCGCTGTCGATCGCCTGTTTGCCCAGGATCACCAGCTGAGGCTGTTCCTTGTCGACCACAGCCTTGAGCAGCTTGGCCACGGCCAGCGAAGTCAGGTCTTCAGCGGATTCGACGAGGATGGCGCGGTCGGCACCCAGAGCCAGTGCGGTACGCAGCTGTTCCTGAGCGGTGGTCGGGCCGATGGAGACGACGACGATCTCAGTCGCAACACCTTTCTCTTTCAGGCGTACGGCTTCTTCCACTGCGATTTCGCAGAACGGGTTCATCGACATCTTGACGTTGGCGAGGTCTACGCCGGAATTGTCCGCCTTGACGCGGACCTTGACGTTGTAATCCACAACGCGTTTGACAGCTACAAGAACCTTCATGGATTCCTCGTTACTCTCCGGTGAAAAGAAAGTCGCCTAGGCGAACCTGGCGGATGATGCTCATCGGGCACAAGGGCACCTCTAAAAACGCCGGCTGGGGGCGATGACCGTTCGTCAGTGGTGACCAACAAGTCATTGAATCGCACGGTGTGTAAACTGCGCGCCGGACTTGCGCTGCGCATCACCTTGTACTGCCTGTGCCCTGTCTTTAGAGGTGCTCTTGAAACCGCCAGTCTGCCTACGGCGAGCGCAAAACCGCCCGTATCTTGACCGGAACGCCTATTCCGGTCAATACGGCAAAATGGCCGTTCATAAGCCGCGCTTCTTTGATTTCTCTGGGCTGGAGCCGATTCAAACAAACGTTTGTATTGGACGCTCGGAGTGGTGTAGATATAATGCGCCGCCTAGAGAGAAAGGTGGTTTGCCCATTATTACCCTTGACGTTAACGTAAAGGCAATAACGGATACGACACCGAACCTCCAAATTAGAAAAAAAACTGTTGAGCCTTGAGTAGGAGATAGCCTGTGGAACGCGAATACATGGAATTCGACGTGGTCATCGTCGGTGCCGGCCCCGCTGGCCTGTCCGCCGCCTGCCGTCTGAAGCAGAAGGCCGCCGAAGCCGGTAAGGAAATCAGCGTCTGCGTGGTCGAAAAAGGCTCCGAAGTCGGCGCACACATCCTTTCCGGTGCCGTGTTCGAACCACGCGCTCTGAACGAACTGTTCCCGGACTGGAAAGAACTCGGCGCCCCGCTGAACACGCCGGTCACCCGCGATGACATTTTCGTGCTGAAAAACGCCGAAAGCGCGCAGAAAATTCCTGACTTCTTTGTGCCCAAGACCATGCACAACGAAGGCAACTACATTATTTCCCTCGGCAACCTGTGCCGCTGGCTGGCCCAGCAGGCCGAGAACCTCGGCGTGGAAATCTACCCGGGCTTCGCCGCTCAGGAAGCGCTGATCGACGAAAACGGCATCGTGCGCGGGATCATCACCGGTGATCTGGGCGTCGACCGCGAAGGCAACCCGAAAGAAGGCCTGTACACCCCGGGCATGGAACTGCGTGGCAAGTACACGCTGTTCGCCGAGGGCTGCCGTGGCCACATCGGCAAGCAACTGATCAAGCGTTACAACCTCGACAGCGATGCCGACGCCCAGCACTACGGCATCGGCCTGAAGGAAATCTGGGAAATCGACCCGGCCAAACACCAGCCAGGTCTGGTGGTGCACACCGCCGGTTGGCCGCTGGACATCATGGGCACCGAAAACACCGGCGGCTCGTTCCTCTATCACCTGGAAAACAACCAGGTAGTGGTCGGTCTGATCGTTGATCTGTCTTACAGCAACACTTACCTGTCGCCGTTCGACGAGTTCCAGCGCCTCAAGCATCACCCGGTGCTGGCCCAGTACCTGGAAGGCGGCAAGCGCGTCAGCTACGGCGCCCGTGCGATCTGCAAAGGTGGCCTGAACTCGCTGCCGAAAATGGTCTTCAAGGGCGGCGCGCTGATCGGCTGCGACCTCGGCACCCTGAACTTCGCCAAGATCAAGGGCAGCCACACCGCGATGAAGTCCGGCATGCTCGCCGCTGAGTCGGTGGCCGACGCGCTGTTCGCCGAGAAGGATGGCACTGAAGAGCTGACCTCCTACGTCGACGCGTTCAAGAAGAGCTGGCTCTACGATGAATTGTTCGCCAGCCGCAACTTCGGCCCGGCGATCCACAAGTTCGGCGCGATCGTCGGCGGTGGTTTCAACTGGCTGGACCAGAACATCTTCGGCGGCAAACTGCCGTTCACCCTGCACGACACCAAGCCGGACTACGCTTGCCTGAAACTGGCGGCCGACTGCAAGAAGATCGACTATCCGAAGCCGGACGGCAAACTCAGCTTCGACAAACTGAGCTCGGTGTTCATCTCCGGTACCAACCACGAAGAAGAACAGCCGTGCCACCTGAAGCTGACCGACCCGAGCATCCCGATCAGCAAGAACCTGCCGCTGTACGACGAACCGGCGCAGCGCTACTGCCCGGCCGGCGTCTACGAAGTGATCACCAAGGAAGACGGCGAAAAACGCTTCCAGATCAACGCCCAGAACTGCGTGCACTGCAAGACCTGTGACATCAAGGACCCTTCGCAGAACATCACCTGGGTCACGCCGGAAGGCGCTGGCGGCCCGACTTACCCGAACATGTAAGCCGTATCGCTGAACAACGAGGCTCCCGAAATGGGGGCCTTTTTGTTGCCCAGTTTTTTTCCACAGCGCATGACTCATGTGGGAGCGGGCTTGCTCGCGAAGGCTGCGTGTCAGGCAACCTATCCGTCAACTGACACACCGCATTCGCGAGCAAGCCCGCTCCCACAGGGAATCATCGTCGAATCAGGCTACGCGTTCGTCGCCAGGGCTACGCTCGAAGTAGCGCTTGTACTCGCGACTGAACTGCGACGTACTCTGATAGCCCACCCGATGCGCCACCTGCGCCACGCCCAGCCCTTCGGCGACCAGCAAGGTCTGCGCCTTTAGCAGGCGTAAACGCTTCAGATACTGCACCGGCGACAACAGCGTGCTGCGCTTGAAGTGCTCGTGGAAGGACGACACGCTCATGTTCGCGCAACTGGCCAGAGTCTCGACGTTCAGCGGCTCGGTGTAATGCGCATGCAGATGACTGATTGACGCCGCCACCCGGGCGAACTGTCCCTGCTGTTCGACCAGCGCGCGCAACACATCGGCCTGTGGCCCGCGCAGCGCGGTGAACAGCAATTCACGCACCCGCGCCGGCCCGAGAATCTGCCGCTCCAGCGGATCGTGCAGGCAGCGTAACAAGCGTTCGACGCAGCCACGCATGTCATCGTCGAGCACCACCGAGGTCATCGACTCCGGCGTTTGCGCCGGGATATGCCGCCCGGGCGCCAGCCCCATGGCCAGCACCAGCTCGCCGAGCAGCACCCGGTCGATGGCCACCGACACCCCCAGCAACGGCGCATCCGGCAAGGCAAAGGTTTCGCACTCGAACGGCACCGGCAGCGCCTGAATCAGGTAATGCCCGGCGCCATATTCCATGGTGCGCGGGCCGAGGAACGCCAGTTTGCTGCCCTGGGCGATGATCATCAGGCTCGGCTCATAAATGTGCGGGCCACGCGCCACGTCGCA
The Pseudomonas fluorescens genome window above contains:
- a CDS encoding substrate-binding periplasmic protein is translated as MDLRRGLLLGLILLPGMAAAAGKCERLVVTGSPDAPPYLWQDPQNPKHLIGASADLLQQVAKDLGIKVELLYAGKRAQALDEVRSGRMDMLADTPLMFNELENLDYIYPPLLENDYLVWTRKGSTLVYSEARDLHGHTGGLSEKSRMTQAFGTFAEQNLTLTRTANITQAFQKLLLGEVEYVLAGRYSGMAAAQALGMANDLLAFEQPIDRPGLFLAVSHNSACNDPWLRGQLAKKMTELPASGLTEAALQRNIERWKAQQQQPQPPVSAPKQ
- a CDS encoding electron transfer flavoprotein-ubiquinone oxidoreductase, with the translated sequence MEREYMEFDVVIVGAGPAGLSAACRLKQKAAEAGKEISVCVVEKGSEVGAHILSGAVFEPRALNELFPDWKELGAPLNTPVTRDDIFVLKNAESAQKIPDFFVPKTMHNEGNYIISLGNLCRWLAQQAENLGVEIYPGFAAQEALIDENGIVRGIITGDLGVDREGNPKEGLYTPGMELRGKYTLFAEGCRGHIGKQLIKRYNLDSDADAQHYGIGLKEIWEIDPAKHQPGLVVHTAGWPLDIMGTENTGGSFLYHLENNQVVVGLIVDLSYSNTYLSPFDEFQRLKHHPVLAQYLEGGKRVSYGARAICKGGLNSLPKMVFKGGALIGCDLGTLNFAKIKGSHTAMKSGMLAAESVADALFAEKDGTEELTSYVDAFKKSWLYDELFASRNFGPAIHKFGAIVGGGFNWLDQNIFGGKLPFTLHDTKPDYACLKLAADCKKIDYPKPDGKLSFDKLSSVFISGTNHEEEQPCHLKLTDPSIPISKNLPLYDEPAQRYCPAGVYEVITKEDGEKRFQINAQNCVHCKTCDIKDPSQNITWVTPEGAGGPTYPNM
- a CDS encoding electron transfer flavoprotein subunit alpha/FixB family protein; this encodes MTILVIAEHDNKVLAPATLNTVAAAAKIGGDIHVLVAGQGAGAVAEAAAKIAGVSKVLNADNAAYAHQLPENVAPLVAELGKGYSHILAAATSNGKNILPRVAAALDVDQISEIISVESADTFKRPIYAGNAIATVQSTAAIKVITVRATGFDPVAAEGGSAAVEAVAAAHDAGTSSFVSEELAKSDRPELTAAKIVVSGGRGMQNGDNFKHLYALADKLGAAVGASRAAVDAGFVPNDMQVGQTGKIVAPQLYIAVGISGAIQHLAGMKDSKVIVAINKDEEAPIFQVADYGLVADLFEAVPELEKLV
- a CDS encoding AraC family transcriptional regulator, yielding MQLTRHLDANATLVSLIEPLALCDGYSQTGLPGVQVLRASCDVARGPHIYEPSLMIIAQGSKLAFLGPRTMEYGAGHYLIQALPVPFECETFALPDAPLLGVSVAIDRVLLGELVLAMGLAPGRHIPAQTPESMTSVVLDDDMRGCVERLLRCLHDPLERQILGPARVRELLFTALRGPQADVLRALVEQQGQFARVAASISHLHAHYTEPLNVETLASCANMSVSSFHEHFKRSTLLSPVQYLKRLRLLKAQTLLVAEGLGVAQVAHRVGYQSTSQFSREYKRYFERSPGDERVA
- a CDS encoding electron transfer flavoprotein subunit beta/FixA family protein; this encodes MKVLVAVKRVVDYNVKVRVKADNSGVDLANVKMSMNPFCEIAVEEAVRLKEKGVATEIVVVSIGPTTAQEQLRTALALGADRAILVESAEDLTSLAVAKLLKAVVDKEQPQLVILGKQAIDSDNNQTGQMLAALSGYGQGTFASKVEVSGDSVAVTREIDGGAQTVSLKLPAIVTTDLRLNEPRYASLPNIMKAKKKPLEVLTPDALGVSTASTNKTLKVEAPAARSAGIKVKSVAELVEKLKNEAKVI